Proteins encoded in a region of the Candidatus Acidiferrales bacterium genome:
- a CDS encoding bifunctional nuclease family protein, whose product MEIEMKIRGLMMDPVTNMPIVVLKDVNGSAVLPIWVGVYEANAIALEIEKVQTPRPMTHDLMKNLLLGLDVQVQKVVVNELRDDTFFALIWLKRNGQIMSIDSRPSDALALALRLDCPIYVDDSVLKSSKIVNAVSDKVSNEELRKWLEGLNDEDLGRYKM is encoded by the coding sequence ATGGAAATCGAAATGAAGATTCGCGGACTGATGATGGACCCGGTTACCAACATGCCGATCGTGGTCCTGAAAGACGTGAACGGAAGCGCCGTCTTGCCGATCTGGGTGGGAGTCTATGAGGCCAATGCGATCGCGCTCGAGATCGAAAAGGTTCAGACGCCGCGTCCCATGACCCACGACCTGATGAAGAATCTCTTGCTGGGGCTTGACGTTCAAGTGCAAAAGGTGGTGGTCAACGAGCTCCGCGACGACACGTTTTTTGCGCTGATCTGGCTCAAGCGCAACGGGCAGATCATGTCCATTGACTCGCGCCCGAGCGATGCCCTGGCTCTGGCCCTGCGCCTGGATTGCCCTATTTATGTGGATGACTCGGTCTTGAAGTCCTCGAAGATTGTCAACGCCGTCTCCGATAAAGTCAGCAATGAGGAACTACGGAAATGGCTGGAGGGCTTGAACGACGAGGACTTAGGCAGGTATAAGATGTAG
- a CDS encoding MotA/TolQ/ExbB proton channel family protein — MGLYILAEANVSHLLLQTGWVARATLIVLVLFSIFSWAIILQKIFRLKKASGHTARFLDQFRQTLKLVEPQMYGAAFGSSPLLSQYRAAYAEMESQVGANNPHGKLKSSDAIETAARLAAAAEMQRLEARMSWLATTAGATPFIGLFGTVWGIMGAFMGLGTAGAATLRAVAPGIAEALVTTAAGLFAAIPALIAYNQFVHRIRDFGTIMDNFAMEFRVRAEKLYT, encoded by the coding sequence GTGGGTCTGTACATTCTGGCTGAGGCAAACGTCAGCCATCTGCTGCTGCAAACCGGTTGGGTCGCCCGGGCCACCCTGATTGTCCTTGTCCTCTTCTCCATTTTTTCCTGGGCTATCATCCTGCAGAAAATTTTCCGCCTGAAGAAGGCAAGTGGCCACACCGCCCGCTTTCTTGACCAGTTTCGGCAGACGCTGAAGCTGGTGGAGCCGCAGATGTACGGCGCGGCATTCGGCTCGAGTCCTCTGTTGAGTCAGTATCGTGCCGCGTATGCGGAAATGGAAAGCCAGGTAGGAGCCAACAATCCGCATGGCAAGCTTAAAAGCTCGGACGCCATAGAAACCGCCGCCAGGCTGGCGGCAGCCGCCGAAATGCAACGCCTGGAAGCCCGCATGAGCTGGCTGGCGACCACCGCTGGAGCGACGCCCTTTATCGGCCTGTTCGGAACCGTCTGGGGAATCATGGGCGCCTTTATGGGACTGGGCACGGCTGGCGCTGCCACCTTGCGGGCCGTCGCCCCGGGCATTGCCGAGGCTTTGGTCACCACCGCCGCCGGCCTCTTTGCCGCCATCCCCGCCTTGATCGCTTACAACCAATTCGTCCATCGTATCCGCGACTTCGGAACCATTATGGACAACTTCGCGATGGAGTTCCGGGTCCGCGCCGAGAAGCTCTACACCTGA
- the miaB gene encoding tRNA (N6-isopentenyl adenosine(37)-C2)-methylthiotransferase MiaB — protein sequence MADAGAKTFYIETFGCQMNAHDSEKVAGLLISRGYRQVETDGQADLILYNTCSIREKAAQKVFSRLGQFKRDNGGKTIAVLGCVAQQEGERIFERAPWVGLVCGSASYRKLPQLLAELESGKRRLTGLSLDTEETFETEFTRRDNPFRAYITIIEGCDKSCAYCVVPMTRGPERSRTSESVLAEARALVELGYTEIQLLGQNVNSYRDPSARKWNFAELLSAAGEVGGVRRVRFTTSHPRDFTREIVQAIEAHPVLCNHVHLPVQSGSTAVLAGMKRDYTREQYLEKIDCIRCAKRAISITTDIIVGFPGETEADFEETLSLLDYAQYDSLFSFKYSRRPGTSALALGDAIPEEEKGRRLRELQARQRAIQERRNQSLIGRRFELLVEGQGREGQLSGRTSCHRTVNFPSNGSDNGSDNGSVKPGDYVWVRVTQAGPNSLIGEVEGGLLWGAMATQN from the coding sequence ATGGCCGACGCTGGGGCGAAAACCTTTTACATCGAAACCTTCGGCTGCCAGATGAACGCGCACGACTCGGAAAAGGTTGCCGGGCTGCTGATTTCCCGGGGGTATCGCCAGGTGGAGACGGACGGGCAAGCGGACCTCATCCTGTACAACACCTGCAGCATCCGGGAAAAAGCCGCCCAAAAAGTTTTTTCGCGGCTGGGCCAGTTCAAGCGTGATAACGGCGGCAAGACCATCGCCGTTCTGGGCTGCGTGGCGCAGCAAGAGGGCGAGCGCATTTTCGAGCGGGCTCCGTGGGTGGGGCTGGTATGCGGCTCAGCCTCTTATCGAAAGCTTCCGCAGCTTCTGGCCGAGTTGGAATCGGGCAAGCGGCGCTTGACGGGGCTGAGCCTCGATACCGAAGAGACCTTTGAAACGGAATTCACGCGGCGGGACAATCCCTTCCGCGCCTACATCACCATCATCGAGGGCTGCGACAAGTCCTGCGCCTATTGCGTCGTTCCGATGACCCGCGGGCCGGAGCGGAGCCGCACGAGCGAATCGGTGCTTGCGGAAGCGCGGGCGCTGGTGGAGCTTGGTTACACCGAAATCCAGCTTCTGGGGCAGAACGTCAACTCCTATCGGGATCCCTCGGCGCGAAAATGGAATTTTGCCGAGCTGCTGAGCGCCGCCGGCGAAGTGGGCGGGGTGCGGCGGGTGCGCTTTACCACCTCGCATCCGCGCGATTTCACGCGGGAGATCGTGCAAGCCATCGAAGCCCATCCGGTGTTGTGCAATCACGTTCATCTACCGGTGCAATCGGGCTCGACGGCGGTGCTGGCGGGCATGAAACGCGACTACACCCGCGAACAGTATCTCGAGAAAATTGATTGTATCCGCTGCGCAAAACGTGCTATTAGCATCACGACGGACATCATCGTGGGGTTTCCCGGCGAGACGGAAGCCGACTTCGAGGAAACGTTGAGCTTGCTCGACTACGCTCAATACGATTCTCTGTTCTCTTTCAAATATTCGCGGCGGCCGGGGACGTCGGCGCTGGCGCTCGGGGACGCAATCCCGGAGGAGGAGAAGGGGAGGCGTTTGCGCGAGCTGCAAGCCCGCCAGCGGGCGATCCAGGAGAGACGAAATCAGTCGCTCATCGGCCGGAGATTTGAGCTGTTGGTGGAAGGTCAGGGGCGCGAAGGTCAGTTGAGCGGGCGCACGTCGTGCCATCGCACGGTGAATTTTCCGAGTAACGGATCGGACAACGGTTCGGACAATGGTTCGGTCAAGCCGGGCGACTACGTTTGGGTTCGGGTGACGCAAGCCGGGCCCAATTCTTTGATCGGCGAAGTGGAGGGGGGCTTGCTTTGGGGAGCAATGGCAACCCAGAATTGA